The Benincasa hispida cultivar B227 chromosome 9, ASM972705v1, whole genome shotgun sequence genome has a segment encoding these proteins:
- the LOC120085190 gene encoding TPR repeat-containing thioredoxin TTL1 encodes MEKTADFSRCGFMRGIFQPRCKWLKKSSVHSLPTNTNENVNLKLPKIDNPTRESRSSVSDDAPKARSSVEQDQKTPKKPTSDQPRSSISQQKNQSRRPSDAARSSTSSSNGSAQARAMNYHPQLNEPKSHIRISLSNGAVLGNLKQVGSGNLSANNSPRLREMNSSPKLGGSSTGSNNMGNIIRRNSCEFRQIQGLRGRLEPDVLKSMGNEAYNKGNYEEALAFYNRAIDLDSENAVYYSNKGAALIALDRLMEAIEECKKALKIQPSYQRAHHRLATTYLRIGEPEKALDHMEQSGPYSDINDINKARTLQSCLNKCNEARKLQEWDTLLKETQYAISSVSNSAYKLYAFQAEALVKLHRHREAYAIYQKGRTLRTNSLIKSFSLSDSALLLSIEAQVYMTMGRFEEAVAAAEQSTQLDPTNRETSRVAKWAKVVSSARLRGNLLFKESRFSEACIAYSEGLENDPYNSILLCNRAACRSKLGQYEKAVEDCTAALHAQPSYSKARLRRADCNAKMERWEASIQDYEVLIRETPGNEEVGRALFEAQIQLRKQHGEDVKDLKFGSNLVSISSYERFRHLVTSPGMSVVLFCNKGNKKQGIEVFEQVYKRFPSVYFLKVEIEDHPYLAKLENVSSIPAFKIYRNGTIVKEIPASKPHSLESLVKLYSS; translated from the exons ATGGAAAAAACAGCTGATTTCTCTCGTTGTGGTTTTATGAGAGGGATTTTTCAGCCACGGTGCAAATGGTTGAAGAAATCCTCTGTTCATTCATTACCCACAAACACCAACGAAAATGTCAACTTAAAATTACCCAAAATTGATAACCCAACAAGGGAAAGTCGGAGCTCTGTTTCCGACGATGCACCAAAAGCCAGAAGTTCAGTGGAACAAGATCAAAAGACCCCAAAAAAGCCCACTTCGGATCAACCAAGGTCTTCAATTTCTCAACAGAAGAATCAAAGTAGAAGACCTTCCGATGCTGCAAGAAGCTCCACATCGTCTTCTAATGGCTCTGCACAAGCCAGAGCGATGAATTATCATCCACAATTGAACGAACCCAAATCCCACATCCGAATATCTTTAAGTAATGGCGCGGTCTTGGGTAATTTGAAGCAAGTTGGCAGTGGGAATTTGTCGGCAAACAATAGTCCAAGGCTGAGAGAGATGAACTCAAGTCCAAAACTTGGAGGAAGTAGTACTGGAAGTAACAATATGGGGAACATTATTAGGAGAAATTCATGTGAATTTCGACAAATTCAAGGTTTGAGAGGTAGATTAGAGCCGGATGTTTTGAAATCCATGGGAAATGAAGCTTACAATAAGGGGAACTATGAAGAAGCATTGGCTTTCTATAACAGAGCAATAGATTTGGACTCAGAGAATGCTGTTTATTATAGCAACAAAGGGGCTGCTTTGATTGCCTTAGATCGTTTGATGGAAGCCATTGAAGAATGCAAAAAGGCACTAAAGATTCAACCTTCTTATCAAAGAGCCCATCATCGTTTAGCCACTACCTATCTCAG AATTGGAGAGCCTGAGAAAGCATTGGATCACATGGAACAATCTGGCCCTTACAGTGATATAAACGACATTAACAAAGCTCGTACTCTTCAGAGTTGCCTGAATAAGTGTAATGAAGCAAGAAAGTTACAAGAATGGGATACTCTGTTAAAGGAGACTCAATATGCAATTTCCTCTGTTTCCAACTCAGCTTATAAACTCTATGCCTTTCAAGCTGAGGCCTTAGTGAAACTCCATAGACATCGGGAGGCATATGCCATTTACCAAAAGGGTCGGACCCTTAGAACTAACTCTCTAATTAAGTCATTTAGTCTATCTGATAGTGCCCTTCTTTTATCCATCGAGGCACAAGTTTACATGACCATGGGCAG ATTTGAGGAAGCAGTAGCAGCAGCAGAACAATCAACACAACTTGATCCAACCAACAGAGAAACAAGTAGAGTTGCAAAATGGGCTAAAGTTGTTTCATCAGCTCGATTGAGAGGCAATTTACTTTTCAAGGAATCAAGATTCTCTGAAGCTTGTATTGCATATAGTGAAGGACTAGAAAACGACCCGTATAACTCGATTTTGTTATGCAATCGAGCCGCTTGCCGATCGAAGCTCGGCCAGTATGAGAAAGCTGTTGAAGATTGCACTGCTGCTCTTCACGCACAACCATCTTACAGCAAAGCCAGACTCCGTAGAGCTGATTGCAATGCTAAA ATGGAAAGATGGGAAGCTTCAATTCAAGATTATGAGGTATTGATAAGAGAAACGCCAGGAAATGAAGAAGTAGGGAGAGCTCTGTTTGAGGCACAGATTCAACTCAGAAAGCAACATGGGGAGGATGTTAAAGACTTAAAATTTGGATCTAATTTGGTGTCAATTTCTAGCTATGAGCGTTTCAGGCACCTTGTTACTTCTCCTG GGATGTCTGTGGTTCTGTTCTGCAATAAAGGCAATAAAAAACAGGGGATAGAAGTGTTTGAGCAAGTTTACAAGAGGTTTCCATCCGTTTACTTTCTCAAG GTGGAGATAGAAGATCATCCTTATTTAGCAAAGTTGGAGAATGTGAGTTCCATTCCagcttttaaaatatatagaaaTGGAACCATAGTGAAGGAGATTCCAGCTTCCAAACCACATTCATTAGAAAGTTTAGTGAAGTTGTACAGCAGTTGA